The following proteins are co-located in the Telopea speciosissima isolate NSW1024214 ecotype Mountain lineage chromosome 9, Tspe_v1, whole genome shotgun sequence genome:
- the LOC122639080 gene encoding uncharacterized protein LOC122639080, giving the protein MDTATPPLGTPVRDIPFPPDASRSWASLLGGDNSRDESVSIPFIGPAIVNGEKVAFCPADDLDEEKARGDAALVAYVFGQRPSFSSMKRYALEKWAHVGAVEVYGLESGIFIFDFQDASLSRQILNEGPWTLGSRPLILRPWSSNVSLTKKEETLLPLWVRLYGLNLHFWGNRSLGCIASVIGKPICMDQRTAQRERLSFARLYVLVSATDGLPDLIPISLEDGSVLQQPIVYEWAPPHCSACKVFGHSTSSCPHTMATTGVLEAELPKIGQTSATD; this is encoded by the coding sequence ATGGATACCGCGACCCCCCCGTTAGGGACCCCTGTTAGGGACATCCCCTTCCCCCCTGATGCTTCTAGGTCTTGGGCTAGTCTTCTCGGTGGTGACAACAGTAGGGATGAATCTGTGTCCATCCCCTTCATCGGGCCCGCGATAGTTAATGGTGAGAAGGTAGCCTTTTGCCCGGCCGATGATCTGGATGAGGAGAAAGCTCGCGGGGACGCTGCCTTGGTTGCCTATGTTTTTGGGCAACGCCCATCTTTCTCTTCGATGAAACGTTACGCCTTGGAAAAGTGGGCACATGTTGGAGCAGTCGAGGTCTACGGGTTGGAGAGtggaatatttatttttgaCTTCCAAGATGCTTCTTTGAGTAGACAGATATTGAATGAGGGGCCATGGACCCTGGGTTCTCGGCCCTTAATCCTTAGACCTTGGTCCTCGAATGTTTCTCttacaaagaaggaagagaCCCTCCTCCCCCTTTGGGTGAGACTGTACGGGTTAAATTTACACTTCTGGGGCAACCGTTCACTTGGATGTATAGCTAGTGTTATTGGTAAACCCATTTGCATGGATCAAAGAACGGCCCAACGAGAACGTCTTTCATTTGCAAGATTATATGTTTTAGTCAGTGCAACGGATGGCCTTCCAGACTTGATCCCCATCTCATTGGAGGATGGCTCGGTCCTACAGCAACCGATCGTTTATGAATGGGCTCCCCCCCACTGCAGCGCATGCAAGGTCTTTGGCCATAGTACCAGCTCTTGCCCTCACACGATGGCTACCACTGGAGTGTTGGAGGCTGAGCTACCAAAGATCGGCCAGACTAGTGCAACCGACTAG